One window of Microbacterium sediminis genomic DNA carries:
- a CDS encoding nucleotidyltransferase family protein, producing the protein MLAAGAGARAGGPKALRRSVDGVAWLGLAAHALLDGGCREVVAVLGASAADALPLVPPHPAVRAVVAADWAAGVSASLRAGLVAAAETEAAVAVVSLVDLPGLPSATVARLLAPPSSGSGAAHPAGILRRAVYGSRPGHPVVLGRDWWPALAHDARGDRGAGAFLSRHGAEAVECGDLWHGEDVDR; encoded by the coding sequence GTGCTCGCGGCGGGAGCGGGCGCTCGTGCGGGCGGGCCGAAGGCGCTCCGGCGCTCCGTCGACGGGGTTGCCTGGCTCGGGCTCGCCGCGCACGCGCTGCTCGACGGAGGCTGCCGGGAGGTTGTCGCGGTGCTCGGCGCCTCTGCGGCGGACGCGCTGCCGCTCGTCCCGCCGCACCCGGCGGTGCGCGCCGTCGTCGCCGCCGACTGGGCGGCAGGGGTCTCCGCCTCCCTGCGCGCGGGCCTCGTCGCCGCGGCCGAGACGGAGGCCGCCGTCGCCGTCGTCTCGCTCGTCGACCTTCCGGGGCTCCCCTCCGCCACCGTCGCCCGGCTCCTCGCCCCGCCCTCCTCCGGCTCCGGTGCGGCGCATCCCGCGGGAATCCTGCGGCGCGCGGTGTACGGCTCCCGCCCGGGACACCCCGTCGTCCTCGGCCGGGACTGGTGGCCGGCGCTCGCCCACGATGCGCGTGGCGATCGCGGCGCGGGCGCCTTCCTCTCCCGTCACGGCGCGGAGGCCGTCGAATGCGGCGATCTGTGGCACGGCGAGGACGTCGACCGCTGA
- a CDS encoding nucleoside deaminase, which produces MTTDADWLGRALALATRNVSEGGGPFGALVVGADGGILAEGVNRVTRDNDPTAHAEVTAIRRACATIGDFSLAGATLYTSCEPCPMCLASALWSRVSRIVFAADRHDAERAGFDDRAFYSVFETPSTTWRSPSVEELRVDAANAPFEAWLAAADRTEY; this is translated from the coding sequence ATGACCACTGACGCCGACTGGCTGGGCCGCGCGCTCGCGCTCGCGACGCGGAACGTCTCGGAAGGCGGCGGACCCTTCGGCGCGCTCGTGGTCGGCGCGGACGGGGGGATCCTCGCCGAGGGCGTGAACCGGGTGACGCGCGACAACGATCCGACGGCGCACGCCGAGGTGACCGCGATCCGCCGCGCCTGCGCCACGATCGGGGACTTCTCTCTCGCCGGGGCCACGCTCTACACCTCCTGCGAGCCGTGCCCGATGTGCCTGGCCTCGGCGCTCTGGTCGCGCGTCTCCCGCATCGTCTTCGCCGCCGACCGGCATGACGCCGAGCGCGCGGGCTTCGACGACCGCGCGTTCTACTCGGTCTTCGAGACGCCGTCGACCACGTGGCGGTCGCCCTCCGTCGAGGAGCTGCGCGTCGACGCCGCGAACGCGCCCTTCGAGGCGTGGCTCGCCGCGGCCGACCGCACCGAGTACTGA
- a CDS encoding XdhC family protein: protein MLEIAARLLDALDAGRPLVVATVVGLDGSGPRQLGTSMAWDGSQAIGSVAGGCVESATIDVADRVLEDGRTRVIEFGVPDEGPEAELALAVGLSCGGRIRLHLALVDPARRGEGDAVLRSLRRAAAGLPARIALTGTGYDTAECADPVFVDTAELPARLVIVGAMEFSAALSRAARAIGYAVTILDPRPVFATPERFPGAEIVVGWPPLILAETILGPRDAVCLLSHDDRFDPETILLALRSPAFYVGAMGSRRTHEQRLARLRDLGASTADLARLHGPIGLDLGAVTPDEVAISILAELLQVRSGASARSLRELSGRIHAPVTGQPVS, encoded by the coding sequence ATGCTGGAGATCGCCGCCCGCCTGCTCGACGCGCTGGATGCCGGGCGCCCGCTCGTCGTCGCGACCGTCGTGGGGCTCGACGGCAGCGGGCCGCGTCAGCTCGGCACCTCGATGGCGTGGGACGGCTCCCAGGCGATCGGATCGGTGGCGGGCGGATGCGTGGAGTCGGCGACCATCGACGTCGCCGACCGGGTGCTCGAGGACGGCCGGACGCGCGTCATCGAGTTCGGTGTTCCCGATGAGGGCCCCGAGGCGGAGCTGGCGCTCGCGGTCGGCCTGTCCTGCGGCGGGCGGATCCGCCTGCACCTCGCCCTGGTCGACCCCGCGCGTCGCGGCGAGGGTGATGCGGTGCTCCGCTCCCTGCGGCGGGCTGCGGCGGGCCTGCCCGCGCGGATCGCGCTGACGGGCACGGGATACGACACGGCCGAGTGCGCGGATCCGGTGTTCGTGGACACGGCGGAGCTCCCCGCGCGGCTCGTGATCGTCGGGGCGATGGAGTTCTCCGCGGCGCTCTCCCGCGCGGCGCGCGCGATCGGCTATGCCGTCACGATCCTGGACCCGCGCCCCGTCTTCGCCACGCCCGAGCGCTTCCCCGGCGCGGAGATCGTGGTCGGCTGGCCTCCCCTCATCCTTGCCGAGACGATCCTCGGGCCGCGGGACGCGGTCTGCCTGCTCTCCCACGACGATCGCTTCGACCCCGAGACGATCCTCCTCGCGCTGCGCTCGCCCGCCTTCTATGTGGGGGCGATGGGGTCGCGCCGCACCCACGAGCAGCGTCTCGCCCGGCTGAGGGACCTCGGCGCGAGCACGGCGGACCTCGCGCGCCTGCACGGCCCCATCGGCCTCGACCTCGGCGCGGTGACGCCCGACGAGGTCGCCATCTCGATCCTCGCCGAGCTGCTCCAGGTGCGCTCGGGGGCGTCCGCCCGTTCGCTGCGGGAGCTCTCCGGGCGGATCCACGCGCCCGTCACGGGGCAGCCCGTCAGCTGA
- a CDS encoding molybdopterin-dependent oxidoreductase: MTTTVNGRPIDAVPRPGQVLRTFLREHGCFEVKKGCDAGDCGACTVLLDDVPVHSCITPAHRAEGAEVTTVAGLGSPEHPHPVQQAFVAAGGYQCGFCTAGMIVTAQALQPGDDLTQKLKGNLCRCTGYRAIEDAIHGASSIEHPAAGDAAGRSVAPPAAWRVVTGREEYTLDSFEPFRSTSALAHLAVLGAPHPHARIRTIDTRRAEAAPGVIAVLTHRDSPATLFSTGRHENRLDDPDDTLVFDPVIRFVGQRVAAVVAESAAAAELAARMIEVEYDLLPAVFDPELARRPGAPLLHDDKTPETSRIAAPERNTAAETRGERGDVSAALASADIVVSGEWRTGRIAHASLETHATRGWLDGDGRLVLRTSTQVPYLVRDEIARIFDLDRDRVRVFATRVGGGFGGKQELLTEDLVTLAVLRTGRAVQYEFTRQDEFRIAPGRHPMRLRVALGARRDGTLTAIDVDELSDTGAYGNHSAGVMFHSLHESLAVYRCENVRVHGQAVYTNNPPSGAFRGYGLGQVIFAIESAIDELAGRLGLDPFEIRRRNAVRPGDPLVTTDEDPGDVAFDGADGLRQCLDLVEAALAADAPAVREGGLGALMSMPPTAEEIASGEWRIGTGVALAMIATIPPRGHYAEATVRRVPGEDHDFEIEVGTAEFGNGSTTVHAQLAATALGTTPQRIRIRQSDTALPGARHDTGAYGSAGSVVAGKAVYTAALRLAEQLRAGGPDEATATHDGTPRTVAFNVQAVRVAVRPASGEVRVLRSVQAVDAGTVLNPAQLRGQVEGGVAQAFGSALYENVVLEQGVVVTDRFRQYHIPQFADLPRTEVLFAQTHSPLGPLGAKSMSEAPYNPVAPAIANAIRDALGVRPYALPLTRDVVWRLANGTDPAARPDVS; this comes from the coding sequence ATGACGACGACCGTGAACGGCCGGCCGATCGACGCGGTCCCGCGCCCGGGTCAGGTGCTACGCACCTTCCTGCGCGAGCACGGCTGCTTCGAGGTGAAGAAGGGATGCGACGCGGGAGACTGCGGCGCGTGCACCGTGCTGCTCGACGACGTCCCCGTCCATTCCTGCATCACCCCGGCGCATCGCGCCGAGGGCGCTGAGGTCACGACCGTCGCGGGCCTGGGCTCCCCGGAGCACCCGCACCCCGTCCAGCAGGCCTTCGTCGCCGCGGGCGGCTACCAGTGCGGCTTCTGCACGGCGGGCATGATCGTCACGGCCCAGGCCCTCCAGCCGGGCGACGACCTCACCCAGAAGCTGAAGGGCAACCTCTGCCGATGCACGGGCTACCGCGCGATCGAGGATGCGATCCACGGCGCCTCCTCGATCGAGCACCCCGCCGCGGGCGACGCCGCGGGCCGCTCCGTCGCCCCGCCCGCGGCCTGGCGCGTCGTCACGGGTCGCGAGGAGTACACGCTCGACTCCTTCGAGCCGTTCCGCTCGACCTCCGCCCTCGCCCACCTCGCCGTGCTCGGCGCTCCCCACCCGCACGCCCGGATCCGCACGATCGACACGCGCCGCGCCGAGGCCGCGCCGGGGGTCATCGCCGTCCTCACCCACCGCGACTCGCCGGCGACCCTCTTCTCCACGGGACGGCACGAGAACCGGCTCGACGACCCCGACGACACCCTCGTCTTCGATCCCGTGATCCGCTTCGTCGGCCAGCGCGTCGCCGCGGTCGTCGCCGAGTCCGCGGCGGCGGCGGAGCTGGCCGCCCGCATGATCGAGGTCGAGTACGACCTGCTTCCGGCCGTCTTCGACCCCGAGCTCGCCCGCCGGCCGGGAGCGCCCCTGCTACACGACGACAAGACGCCCGAGACGAGCCGGATCGCCGCGCCCGAGCGCAACACGGCGGCCGAGACGCGCGGCGAGCGCGGCGACGTGTCGGCCGCCCTCGCCTCCGCCGACATCGTCGTCAGCGGCGAATGGCGCACGGGGCGGATCGCGCACGCCTCGCTCGAGACCCACGCCACCCGCGGCTGGCTCGACGGCGACGGCCGGCTCGTGCTGCGCACCTCCACGCAGGTGCCCTACCTCGTGCGCGACGAGATCGCCCGCATCTTCGACCTCGACCGCGATCGCGTCCGCGTCTTCGCGACCCGCGTCGGCGGCGGCTTCGGCGGCAAGCAGGAGCTCCTCACGGAGGATCTCGTCACCCTCGCGGTGCTGCGCACGGGGCGCGCCGTGCAGTATGAGTTCACGCGGCAGGACGAGTTCCGCATCGCCCCCGGCCGCCACCCGATGCGCCTGCGGGTCGCTCTCGGCGCACGGCGTGACGGCACGCTCACCGCGATCGACGTCGACGAGCTGTCCGACACCGGCGCCTACGGCAACCACTCGGCGGGCGTCATGTTCCATTCCCTCCACGAATCCCTCGCCGTCTACCGCTGCGAGAACGTCCGTGTCCACGGGCAGGCGGTCTACACCAACAACCCTCCCTCCGGGGCCTTCCGCGGCTACGGGCTCGGCCAGGTGATCTTCGCGATCGAGAGCGCGATCGACGAGCTCGCCGGCCGGCTCGGGCTCGACCCCTTCGAGATCCGCCGCCGCAACGCCGTCCGCCCGGGCGACCCCCTCGTCACGACTGACGAGGATCCGGGCGACGTCGCCTTCGACGGGGCGGACGGCCTGCGGCAGTGCCTCGACCTGGTCGAGGCCGCGCTCGCCGCGGATGCGCCGGCGGTGCGCGAAGGCGGCCTCGGCGCCCTAATGTCGATGCCGCCCACGGCCGAGGAGATCGCGAGCGGCGAATGGCGGATCGGGACGGGCGTCGCCCTCGCGATGATCGCCACGATCCCGCCCCGCGGCCACTACGCCGAGGCGACCGTACGGCGCGTCCCCGGCGAGGACCACGACTTCGAGATCGAGGTCGGCACGGCGGAGTTCGGAAACGGGTCCACCACCGTCCACGCCCAGCTCGCGGCGACCGCGCTCGGCACGACCCCGCAGCGGATCCGCATCCGTCAGTCCGACACGGCCCTCCCGGGCGCACGCCATGACACGGGGGCCTACGGATCGGCGGGGTCCGTGGTCGCGGGGAAGGCCGTCTACACGGCAGCTCTCCGGCTCGCCGAGCAGCTCAGGGCGGGCGGGCCGGACGAGGCGACGGCGACGCACGACGGCACGCCCCGCACGGTCGCGTTCAACGTGCAGGCCGTCCGCGTCGCCGTCCGCCCCGCCAGCGGCGAGGTGCGGGTGCTCCGCTCGGTGCAGGCGGTCGACGCGGGCACCGTGCTCAACCCCGCGCAGCTGCGCGGACAGGTCGAGGGAGGGGTGGCGCAGGCCTTCGGCTCGGCGCTCTACGAGAACGTCGTCCTCGAGCAGGGCGTGGTCGTGACCGACCGCTTCCGGCAGTACCACATCCCGCAGTTCGCCGATCTGCCACGCACCGAGGTGCTCTTCGCCCAGACCCATTCGCCGCTCGGCCCGCTCGGCGCGAAGTCGATGAGCGAGGCTCCCTACAACCCCGTCGCTCCGGCCATCGCCAACGCGATCCGCGACGCGCTCGGCGTGCGCCCCTACGCGCTCCCCCTCACCCGCGACGTCGTGTGGCGCCTCGCGAACGGGACCGACCCCGCCGCGCGGCCGGACGTCAGCTGA